Proteins from a genomic interval of Flammeovirgaceae bacterium SG7u.111:
- a CDS encoding IS4 family transposase: protein MSTLLTLLRLTCAFLYSGGRSSVRKKAESKCIHLYDVETQIPAFFHITEASVHDSTAMKEIPYEPGSYYIFDRAYNHFKMLYKIHQIGAFFVVRAKKNLQCKTIKWKRRLPKNVLSDVTIELTGFYPKQYYPGHLRLVRYWDEEQKRQLLFLTNAMHISALQVAQLYKNRWQVELFFKWLKQHLKIKKFWGTTENAVRIQIYVAICTYCLVAIVQKDMKLDRSTYEVLQILSISLTDKTHLRDLFQRTKFQNDKERFRLNEPNLFNY from the coding sequence ATGTCTACGCTTTTGACTCTACTACGATTGACTTGTGCCTTTCTGTATTCTGGTGGGCGAAGTTCCGTAAGAAAAAAGGCGGAATCAAAGTGCATACATTTATATGATGTAGAGACGCAGATCCCCGCATTCTTTCATATTACAGAAGCTTCTGTACACGATTCTACGGCGATGAAAGAGATTCCTTATGAACCAGGATCTTATTACATATTTGACCGTGCATATAACCACTTCAAGATGTTGTATAAGATTCATCAGATAGGGGCTTTCTTCGTTGTCAGGGCAAAAAAGAACCTCCAATGCAAGACAATCAAATGGAAACGGAGGTTGCCCAAGAACGTACTTTCTGATGTTACAATTGAATTGACTGGTTTTTATCCAAAACAATATTATCCAGGACATCTTCGGCTCGTCAGATATTGGGATGAAGAACAAAAGCGCCAGCTTCTATTCTTGACCAATGCAATGCACATTTCTGCTTTGCAAGTTGCCCAGCTTTATAAAAATCGCTGGCAAGTCGAGTTGTTCTTCAAATGGTTAAAGCAACATCTGAAAATCAAAAAATTCTGGGGTACTACTGAAAATGCGGTCCGTATACAGATCTATGTTGCTATATGCACCTACTGTTTGGTGGCAATTGTCCAGAAAGACATGAAACTTGACAGAAGCACATATGAGGTCTTACAGATATTGAGTATATCATTGACCGATAAAACTCATCTTCGAGACCTCTTCCAGAGAACTAAATTTCAAAATGACAAAGAACGTTTTAGGCTGAATGAGCCAAATTTGTTTAATTATTGA
- a CDS encoding DUF4372 domain-containing protein produces MHKDKYVFAQLASFLDRNKFNYIVRKYDGNKYVKHFTCWNQLLALMFGQLSNRESLRDLIVALDAHHSKSYHLGLGKNVSRSSLSRANQDRDHRIFEEYAYYLVDEARQKRVSDIFKLDGNVYAFDSTTIDLCLSVFWWAKFRKKKGGIKVHTFI; encoded by the coding sequence ATGCATAAGGATAAATACGTTTTCGCTCAGTTAGCATCGTTTCTGGATAGGAATAAGTTTAACTACATCGTTCGTAAGTATGACGGAAACAAATACGTGAAGCATTTCACTTGTTGGAACCAGCTGCTTGCCCTGATGTTTGGGCAATTATCCAATCGTGAAAGCCTGAGAGATCTGATTGTCGCACTTGATGCCCATCATTCCAAATCTTATCATTTGGGTTTGGGCAAGAATGTTTCTAGGTCATCCTTGTCTAGGGCCAACCAGGACAGGGACCATCGCATCTTTGAAGAGTATGCTTACTATCTGGTTGATGAAGCCCGTCAGAAACGGGTTTCTGACATCTTCAAGCTTGACGGCAATGTCTACGCTTTTGACTCTACTACGATTGACTTGTGCCTTTCTGTATTCTGGTGGGCGAAGTTCCGTAAGAAAAAAGGCGGAATCAAAGTGCATACATTTATATGA